Genomic segment of Euleptes europaea isolate rEulEur1 chromosome 6, rEulEur1.hap1, whole genome shotgun sequence:
GCTGCcataaggtttccaaggcaagtgagaagcagcgggtgtttgccattgccttcctctgcacagtcttccttggtggtctcccttccaagtcccgACCTGCTTagctgataagatcaggctgtaCCCTAACCACAttagaaacataagaaaggccctgctggatcagtcccatcaagtccagcagtctgttcacacaggggccaaccaggtgcctctaggaagcccacaaacaagacgactagcagcaccatcctgcctgtgttccacagcacctaatctaataggcatgctcctctaatacttgTGAGAATGGGCATGCAACATgtttagtatccattttgactagtagccatggatagccctctcctccatgaacatgtccgctcccctctttaaagccttccaagttagcagcaatcaccacatcctggggcagggagttccacaatttaactggagAATTGGCTAGCAGCTGCCTTCAAGCTAGCTCCTGCTAGCTTTTTTTTACCCTGGTCATCTTATACCTACGGCATTCCAGAAGTGGCAATTCATACGGCAGGCGCCCTCACCAATGAGAAATGAGAGGCGAGCTCTTGAGTCACCAAGAGCTGCCTTTGCTAAGTGAGGGGGGCGCTGTGGCTTGGCTTGTACTACCATCCAAATAAATTGATTCAAGGATTGCTGCTGGCTGGGTCACGAAAGCCATGCTTCAGTTACAAGAAGCCAAGCAATGCTCtcttgcagggttgccaacctccaggtaggacatgaggggctgtggctcagaggtagagcatctgcctggcatgcagagggtcccaggttcaatccctggcattgccagtaAAAGGAACAGGTAgctaggtgatctgaaagacctctgcctgagaccctggagagccgctgccagatggaccaagggtctgattcagtacaaggcagctttgtgtgacggtcttccagaattacaactgatctccagacgacaaggatcagctcccctgaagaaaatggctgctttggaggggtggactctatggcattataccccgcggaggtccctccccaaatccccaccatccacccccaggaatttcccagcacgGAGAAACATATCTCAGAACAAGTGGATCCTGCTCCGTGTTCCTCACACTTGAATGGAAATTCACCAGCAACACCTAGAAGGCTTCTGGTGGCTCCAAGCTCCCTTTCGAGCCTGCAGGCATCTCTTTcactctcctgcccccccccccccaattttttttgcaaCATGAGGTTGAAAGGCGGAGGAATAGATCTTGATAACAGATATCCAATCAATTGAGGTCCCTCAGGCTTTCATTCTCTCTGCAAGGATACCTGCTGTGGTCCAGGTCCGGTTTGCATCTAGTGAAACATCTGCAGGGCAATCATTTGTCAGCTGAAGCTGCCCTGGTACTTTTGGGCTATGGCtaagcagcagagcatctgctttctgcACACCTGTCTCTGGCCTCTCCAGCTCAAGGTTATCAGGTGGCAGAGAAGGAAAGACCTTCTCGTGCATTTAAAGAGCCACAGGAGGGCAGTGCTGAGTTTGAGGAACACATGAGAGAATTCAAGTTTTTTCCCCTATCATTTGCTTAGTGTCCAGGAAGGGTCAAGATCCAGCATGCCGGGAGTCCTTTTCCTTTGCAATGGGCTGTCACActtccattttttcttcttcctcctccagcatggtgtagtggtttggagcggtggattataatctggagaaccgggttggattccccactcctcatgagtggcggatgctgatctggtgaacgggttggtttccccactcctccacgtgaagccagctgggtgaccgtgggctagtcacagctctcttagagctctctcagccccacctacctcacagggtgtctgttgtggggaggggaagggaaggtggttgtaaaccagtttgagtctcccttaaagggtagagaaagtcagcatataaaaaccaactcttcttagaatcagagttggaagggaccaccagggtcatctagtccaaccccctgcataatacaggaaattccaaactacacccccacacccccaatgaccccctactccatgcccagaagatggccaagatgctctccctctcatgatctgcctaaggtcaaagaatcagcattgctgacagatggccatctagcctctgcttaaaaacctccagggaaggagagctcaccacctcccgaggaagcctgttccactgaggaaccattgttagaaaattcttcctaataatgtctagacaaaaacctttggtttaatttcaacccattggttctggtccgaccttctggggcaacagaaaacaacttggcaccctcctctatatgacagctctcttcaagtacttgaagagggttgtcatatcccccctcagtcttctcttcaggctatacataccgagctccttcaacttttcctcataggacttggtctccagccccctcaccatctttgttgccctcctctgtcttcaaggcaagagacaggtggtttgccattgcctgcctctatgtactgaccctggacttccagGGCGGCCCTGCTTACCTTtcgggatctgacaagatcgggctcacctgggccatccaggtcagggtattaaAAACACTACACGCATTTGTTATTTCCCTCATCAAATTTAAAAACAAGAGGAGGGATCTTTTGAGCGCTGATCTCTACATAGCCCTCCTAGAAtagaaaaaaaaagcaaaccaGCCAACCTTAGAAAAACTCCTGTTAAAAGATTTATTGCAGCAATACAATAAATTTTTagaaaacacacacgcacacgttcGTGTTACAACCCTACTGGTCCGACAGTGGCACACCACGGCCAAAACCTCTTCGTCTTCAAGAATCTTGGCCCTCACACAATTCGGCCATTGCAGCTTCACAATATGAACTTGTGAGAACACTCAACCAGAATGTCCGCTAGCAGGAAGGGTCCCCACCCCTCTCTGCTGAGCAGATCCACTCAATTGCACTGACGTTTTGGACACATGCTCCCAGAtgtttccatatatatatatttatatatatacacacataaaaatcttttcttaaaaaataacaacaaataagCAAAACTATTGTTCCAAAAAAATCTTGAAAGGGAGTGACACCCCAAATTATTACAACTCCCGGGGTGTCTCTATAGGCTTTGAACAACTGCTACAGTATTGCAGAGGTGTcgtttggagaaaaaaaaatcagaaaatccCAACAGTGACGAGGTTCATGGCTTAACCCGTCTCAACCCGTCGGGGTGAATCGGAAAAAAATTTCTTGAGTGTGTATAGGGGCGGCCTTTAAGAACCAGGAGCCATAAATAAGCACCTTGACAAGAGAAAAAACAAacggggaggaaaagggggaacACACAAGAATATTTACAGGGGGTGGGCTGGGTGTGTCTTAATGGGGAGCTCAAAAATTCAGTGAGGAGGAACCCCACACTCCACTCCCTCAGCAGCCAGAGTCCCGGGTTCAAGTCACCCATCTCAGCTGCAACTCATAAAGTGCTTTTCCCAAAGAAACCTTTCCAAAGTAACATTTGGGGGCCCAAGAGATACTTGCGGGAGAACCCCGCGTTTCGGGGCAAAGCCCGTTACGCACAATCCCGGTTTCCCCCAGCCTTTTGTTAACTGGAAGCGACCTCAACAGGCACCTGCCCCCCCTGGCGCAGGCTGGATTTCACCACCACGGCCGCTCCGTGTGAGTTTTCACGGACTGAGAAACCCTCACCAAACACTGAATGAAAGATCTTTGGTTTAAGTAGCAGAAATGAACAGCATGGAACCCTCGCCCCCAATTTCCATCTGCAGGAAATACAAAAACTACTCATCTTCTCGTAAGCCCTTCCATTCACCCACCTGGCTGGGGAGGCGGTTTGTCAAAGGGGGGAGGAACCTCAAGAAAAACGCAATCCTGGCCTGCTCAGCCACGAAAGACCCCCTCCAAATGTTGAGCAATGGCATGGGGTACAGTTCTCCCGGGAAAGTGCGCCCCTCTTTCTCACCCGTGACCCCCCCCAGTGGCAAAAGCGCCCCACATGTGCACATGGAGCTTGGCAAGGTTTTTGTCACAGGCCACGTGAGGACCCCTGCACTGAATCGGTAGAGGCAGAAAAGCAGAGCGCCCACTTGCTTGCAGTCCCAAGCACACAATGAGGAAAGGGAGAGTCGCGTAGATATTCAGCCTGCCAGCCATAGATGTGCTGGTAACGGCCTCCGCCAGTGGGGGAAACCACCAGCGCTAAGGTCCAAGcagttcctcctcttcttcggaCTGGAATGGAAAGTGGATGTCCTTCAGGATCCTCGGAAGGGGAGGGTTTTCCGCTCAGACCCAAACCGGTGACCAACCCCAGCAAGGCTCGCGCCATCAGCAGGTGGTGACGGAGAAGGcaactgccccctcctccccaacccccccaacaAAAGGAAGACAGGGTGCAATTCATCCAGcacggcgtagtggttaagaatggcggtttggagcggtggaccctgatctgtagaactgaatttgattccccactcttccacgtgagtggcggaggctaatctggtgaactggatttgtttgtttatttatgccgactttctctaccacttaaggaagaatcaaactggcttactgtTCATGTGAGGTctattgttgtatagttttttACTGGTCGGATTGACTGGACCAATAAATTAtacaaaccggtttacaattgccttcccttcccccccccctccacaacagatacctgtgaggtaggtggggctgagagctctaagagctgtgactagccgaaggtcacccagatggccttgtgtggaggagtggggaaacgaatccagttcaccagattagcctccgccgcttgtgtggaggagtggggaatcgaacctggttctccagatcagagtccaccgctccaaaccaccgctcttaaccactactgagTAACTACAGCacccccacacaaaaaaagccCAACGGTTATttactgttcttttttttcttctaaaagaaaaaacaaatctATCGGTTTTCAAGACCCAGGATTATTTTCTGTATTAAAAAATTATGGCAATGCAGATTGGAAACCACATCAAAATCAGGAAACGTGCACACTTCTCGGCCAACCTTCTGATGCCAGAAATGTGCGTTTGTGCTGTGAAACTGGTGTGCGCTAAAAGAcagactttaaaaacaaaacataaaaaaccgCTGTTAGGAACTGATCAAATGGGAACGGGCTACTGTATGCAAATGGAACCGTCCAACCGCATTCTCGAGCGGCTCTCTCTCTGTCCTCCCCCTTCGGACGACTGCCGGGTCACTCACACTCCCCGAGCCGGCTTCTTTCTTTAGAaagcataaacaaaacaaaaaaacaaaaaaaaaatcaagacaggATTTTCTTCGGCAAGGCAAACAAGGACTCCGAGGTGCCCGAGTTCTGTTTCTGGTCTCTGAAACGCACGTCAACAGAGAGGCTTACAAAACGTTCCCCACCACGGTCAGCTTGGGCACATAAAAAGCACCTCCCGGGTGGACACCGTCGAAAAGTCAGGACCCCTTTTTCGTTCCAGGCACTACTTAACCAAATGGGCTGCGTTTTACTACAGCGACAGCAGCTCACGGTGGGGAATGTCACCCCCAGGGGAGGCCCGACCCTTTCCTAGCGGTGTCCAGTGtacgccttgaaccaagaggtcACGGAGGCTGCTGCCGAGGAGATCATGCCACCGGCGCTGCTGCTGGCGACTGGCTGTGAGGCCTGGGTGCTCTGGCTCTGCAGCATCTCCACGGTCTGGGAGGGGATGTCACAGAAGCGGGGGCTGGGCAGGTTCTCCCAGTCCGTCCCCAGGTCCGTCTCCTCGTCGCTGACGTGCTCGTCCCCGCTCTCGTCCGTTTCGCCGGCGCCGCTGGGGTCGACAAACTCCATGGAGTCCTCCAGGTCGGCGCTGATCTCGAATGGCCCGGATCTACGAGCGGAAAGATGGGGTTGGGGCCAAAACTAGGGGGAACGCGAGTCCGTCAagggtgggaagtgccatcaagttgcagctgacttaacggcaaccccatagggttttcgaggcaagagatattcagaggtagtttgccaatgcctgcctctgcatagagaccctggacttgggaaggggccgtggctcagtggtagagcctctgcttggcatgcaggaggtcccaggttcaatccccggcatctccagttcaagggactaggcaagtaggtgacgtgaaaggcctctgcccgagactctggagagccgctgctggtctaagtagacaacactgacttcgatggacccagggtctgattcagtataaagcaacttcatgtgttcatgtgacttccctggtggtctcccatccaagtcctaaccagggccaaccccgcttagcttctgagatctgatgggatcagctTAGGCTGAGCCACCCCAGGCAAGGCAAGAGCtgaatagaggtggttttgcctgtgccttcctctgcacagcaaccctggtattccttggtggtctcccatcgagatactaaccagggctgacgctgcttatcttctgagatctgatgagattgggctagcctgggccatccaggtcagggcagatgaacagaggtggtttgccattgcctacctctgcacagcaaccctggtattccttggtggtctcccatccaaatactagccagggctgaccctgcttagcttctgagatctgatacgagtgggctaggctgggccatccaagccagGGCATGAGCCCATTAAGACAGGGAAAAAGAGAAACGGGCCTTGCAAGAGGAAAGGGAAGCAGAACTAATGGCAGATGGCATGGGCTGTATGTGGAAGAAGACCAGAAAGAAGGTGGAGGACATGGCCCCAGCCGCCCTTACCTTCCCAAGTTCTCTGTCTCGGGGCTGACCAGGTACATCAGGTtcctgagcgtgtgcagagggtGCAGCAGGTCCAGGTTGACATGCTAACGGCAGCAGGAGGAAGAACACAGAGTATCGGTCAGGCAAGACTTGGGCGCACGCAGCTCCGAAGCCCTACAGGGAGAAACAGAAAATCCTCCAAAGCAATAGTCGGCCAGCCTACCTGAGAAAAGCAAAGGTACAGGATGTTGGCGTTCAACTTCTTCACCGCCCAAGTGAACTTGCGCTTGCTGAGATTCTCCCCGCAGAACTCGCTGGAAGACAAATTAAGAGATACAGGCTGAAGGAGGCTTCTTGCACTCTGAACCTACTGGGTTGGCAGGAAGTGACGCACAGCTGTCTTTTGATACCCTGCCTCTGTGCACCTGGGAactttgtaagaacataagaaaagccctgctggatcatacccaggcccatcgagtccagcagtcagttcacacagtggccaaccaggggcctctaggaagccacaaacaagacgactgcagcagcagcactatcctgcctgtgttccacagcacctaataggcatcctcctctgatcctggagagaaataggtatacatcatgactactatccattttgactagtagccatgaatacccctttcctccatgaacatgtccactccccttggcggccaccaccacatcctggggcagggaattccacaatttaacaataaactgtgtgaagaaatactttcttttatatGTCTTGAATCAAGTTCTGAACCATCAGGGGCTGGTCTGGGTTTCCCgggcctggggcgggggggagagccaCTTGCCTGTTGTACAGCTTCTTGGGAAGGTTGACATCAAGTATGTGGGACAGAATGTTGACGAGTTGAGTCGCGTAGCACAGAGCGGCGCTGATGGTGTACGCAGGGTTGTTATGCTCCATGTCTGAAATGGGAAGAAGAAAACCAGAGCTCAGAAAAGGGAAtgattgcagcccccccccccccccaggccagatgCTTCAAGTCGCGCTatgctgggccatccaggtccgggtCTCCATGGTACTCTTTAGCATATTTTTGCAgtcataagggctagaaacttggtatctcaaattaagaaaaacaacaaccctgagctAGAGATTCCAACACCTTCCAGtttcttgccagcatggtgtagtggttaagaacggtggtttggagcggtggagtctgatctggagaaccaagtttgattccccactcctccacatgaagccagctgggtgaccttgggccagtcacagctctcttagagctctctcagccccacctacctcacagggtgtctgttgtggggagaggaagggaaggagattgtaaaccggtagagaaaagcagggtataaaactaactcttcttcttgcaaaagCAACGACtcaagagaaaagaagaagagttggtttttataccccggttttctctacctttaaggagtctcaaagcggcttacgatccccttcccttcctcttcccacaacagacacactgtgaggtaggtggggctgagagagttcagagagagctgtgactagcccaaagtcacccagcagggcgcatgtggaagagtggggaatagaactaggttcgattccccactcctccacatgaaacctgttggGTGGCCTTGAGAGAGTCAGTTGCTGCTGGCTCCAGGTAGTTTGACCCAGAAGTGTGAGGGGGAAGTCCATAAACGCTTTGCATTGTGAACTTTGGATGCtggcatggtgtagcagttaagagcagcagactctaatctggagaactgggttctctgtgttagagtccgccgctcttaaccgctacgccacgcCAGCTCAGAAGCGCGCTTCAATCTCACGACCGGCACCCAAGCGCCAAGCTTGGCGTTCTTTTTCAGCGCCAAGCTTGGCGTTCTTACCTGGCCCTTGCgtggtcttcttctcttccacccAGTTGTAGTAGGCGGAATAGTCGCCGTTGCTGGGCAGGGTTATCCAAGGCCCCGTGATGCCGATGCTGGTGTCCCCGTTGTGGTCGTCGCAGACCCAACGCCCGGACAGGTAGGTTGTCCTCCGGGCTTCCGCCAGCTTGCTGACGGTGCTGGAGGTCATGGCGCTGTCGCTCTCGgaggacatgtccaccagatcCCTGAGGGAAAGGCAAGAAGAGGCCCTtactagtctgcctagtaaacattgtcgaaggctttcaccatCAGAGTTTCATGGTCAGAGTTTCACGGTCAGGAATaatacagggtcttattccaagacattgaaatactggacaattctaccaactattttgtcagattgcacagagaagccattgaaattcttgaacttcagcacaactttaacagaagagagtttaagaatgaataaggcttggcttcctgtcctgaaaacctgcagactaacaaagactacaatcaacaatagccatgtggattagctttggattccacatgttaacagatcacttcaggatacaatgactccatattaacataccacaccctcattagcacattatcgtgatacttacaggacaatgattaggacattacctttgattcttttgcagaacaatgactcagctcaaacccaacccccttctgactatacattactctttctacacacttgacactgagagacgctgtccttcagtgttactcctctgaagatacctgccacagctgctggcgaaacttcaggaaagaaaataccgagaccacggtcacacagcccggataacctacaagaaccaatgcctagtaaacgtcgggatgtgatgtcaacccatgtgtcaggaatgacccggtgctttaccttttttatttaagcgctccttccctgaaggtttttaagcagaggctagatggccatctgtcagcagtgctgattctattactttaggcagatcatgagaaggagggcgtcttgggcatcttctgggcatggagtagggagtcactgggtgtgtatggggAAGgtgcttgtgaatttcctgcactgtgcagggggttggactagatgaccgtggtggtcccttccaactctaggattctaagcAGAGgcttatgggtgtgaaagctggacagtgaagaaagctgataggaagaaagtagattcctttgaaatgtggtgttggaggagagtgttacggattccgtggactgccaaaaaaacaaatcagtgggttatagatcaaatcaagcctgaactgaccctagaagctaaaatgactaaactgaggctgtcatattttggtcacgtcatgagatgacaagagtcactggaaaagacagtcatgctaggaaaagctgagagcagaagaaaaagaggaagacccaacaagagatggatggactcaataaaggaagccacagccttcaatttgcaagatctgagcaaggctgtcaaagacaggacattttggagaactttcattcatagggtcgccatgagtcagaagcgacttgacggcacttaacacacacacaagcagaggCTGGCATACAGGTGGGTGTGGGAACAACGTGCGCTACCACCTTGTGCTAAACAGTGACTTGACCTTCCGACGGAACTCTGCATGTCTATGACCCTGGACCGAACCCTGACTATTCTCTCCGACTGCGTTTGTGCTACTTGACACTGAACTCTACAGATAACACCAGCTTTGACTTTGGGCTGCTCTCAGccctgcttccctgcctctggccctgggactcGACGCAGGCCGAGAAAATGAACCTCTTCCCCGGGGCACAGCCACGCTCCTTTCCCTACCTCGCGCCAAGCTTCACCTCCTCGatggggaagatgactgaggtCAGCTCCAGGACGTGGGACCGCCGCAGGCGTGCCAGCTGCTCGTGCTGGCCCCTCAGGTCGCAGATCCGCTTCTCCACCAGGTCGCCCAGCTTGCGGTTGTGCCGCTGgattttctccttcttctcctggtGGCGCTGGGCCCGGCGGTAGAGCTTCTGGTTGTCATCCTTGACTCTGAGGAGGCACTCAGCATCTACGGAATGGCAAAGGCAACAGCAgaggagctagatttgagtccgtcAGCACCTCAGCGACCAGTGACATTTTCAGGGTACAATATTTCGACAGTCaacactcccttcatcagatacaagcaggaatggGGATCCGAGTCTTTATATCTcaagtcagaaggtgggaggggagcCACAAAGAAAGAAGTCAGGAGGCAGAGGGGCAATGCAAAATGTCATTGGCTTGATTGGAACATGGGAGAaataggggcagaaaattagcatctggagTGAgataagtttcagagggtagttgtgttggtctgcagtagaacagctaggtaggaagggggaaagggtgcCTTCTCTTGCTGGGAAACaatttggtctctaaggtgctccggGACTCTAGCTGTAGTAAGGTAAGAATTCAATGTCCCTACTGATCCCTGGTGGGGGTCCAtggttctgaatttgtgaatgaactcaagttcagcaatctcacgttggactcgaatctagctctcctACTCCACATCAAAGCGGCTACCCTCCGAAACGCTCTTCGTGAAAGGCAACGCTGAAGCTCCAGAGTGGAATGCCCGTGGCCCTTCTGCGTCAAAAGGGAGTCAATGCGGCTGTTGTGACTTGGGTCAGAGATGCTTAGGGGAAAGGCGGCATTCAGGCTCACTGGGCATACCAATGTCCAAAAGGAGGATCGGCATTTGGTGCTTTTATCTTCAACACGGGGACGAGGTTGTCCATGCTAGGCAGTGACCAAAGATACGGCAGGGCTCTCCCACATCAGCCatactacttatttatttacttcatttcttccCCAATGGTGAGCCAAAgcggcttacactgttctccattttatcctcacaaccaccctgtgaggtaagagaggctgagagtgcgtgaatggcccaaagcttccatggtagattggggctttgaacctgggtctcccagatcctagtctgtcactctaaccactataccatgctggctctcaactgtaTGTATCGCCTTGCTTTTACTGCCATGtcttctgccagcgtggtgtagtggttaagagcggtggtttggagcagtggactctgatctggagaaccgggttcaattccccactcctccacatgagcggcggaggctaatctggtgaactggatttgtttccccactcctccacatgaagccagctgggtgacctggggctagtcacagctctctcagccccacctacctcacagggtgtctgttgtggggagggaaaggtgattgcaagcaggtttgattattccttaagtgccAAGGGACCGGTATAGCCTGGCTACAGAACCACCTGAGCTAACATGTATTAGGCCCTGCGACAGCCTGCCACACCAACCTATTAATGTAAACTTTATAGCTGCTTCAGACTTTGAGACATCTTTGTGGCTATTGTattttgacaattttatttatggctgaaatataacatcttctcatttaagagggaaacataCACAGGGATTAGTTGCCTGTTTGTACGGAAGCCTAAAACAGATGTGGAAGTCTTGCAGAACACAACATACctacagtcataaagatttttagaaagtcatgTACATTATTAGTGtggaactgtgattgttttgaccactgaagaaggccatttggctgAAATGCGTTTGGTCAAAGCATAATTTcgtgattttatgtctatttgtgttgtatgtttacacgaatatgttggtttggcaggctattgcagggcctaaCATATGCTATTGATTTTAGTCTgtaataaacatatacatatttAGTATTGATATAACCTGTACATTGTATAATCTTTGGCGCTGGAagactattttttttcctgacctttgggtacttaattctgttgtttttagggttaagtttccaCCCCCTTTGTTGTTGCTGTACTCTATAGAACACAGCCT
This window contains:
- the ATG14 gene encoding beclin 1-associated autophagy-related key regulator, with amino-acid sequence MASPRGGGWPGPACGWRRAGGGASEAAEAAEAGAEGLYVAVERCPLCNTTRRRLTCAKCVRQGDFVFFDGRDSERFSEKRERLKHLKSKQNEFQAQLLKAMERKWITSDQLRWKIMSCKMRIEQLKQTICKENEETARHAECLLRVKDDNQKLYRRAQRHQEKKEKIQRHNRKLGDLVEKRICDLRGQHEQLARLRRSHVLELTSVIFPIEEVKLGARDLVDMSSESDSAMTSSTVSKLAEARRTTYLSGRWVCDDHNGDTSIGITGPWITLPSNGDYSAYYNWVEEKKTTQGPDMEHNNPAYTISAALCYATQLVNILSHILDVNLPKKLYNRQFCGENLSKRKFTWAVKKLNANILYLCFSQHVNLDLLHPLHTLRNLMYLVSPETENLGRSGPFEISADLEDSMEFVDPSGAGETDESGDEHVSDEETDLGTDWENLPSPRFCDIPSQTVEMLQSQSTQASQPVASSSAGGMISSAAASVTSWFKAYTGHR